Proteins encoded within one genomic window of Gloeobacter kilaueensis JS1:
- a CDS encoding pyruvate formate lyase family protein encodes MPKPLPADPWQGFQPGDWQQRADVESFILCNSLPYTGDDSDLTGPTERTQAIWLQAQMLLQAERATVHRGRRRGGALQPDFLDRREELIFGMLASPGGERLPTGGDCRQLALYGARQLRHTGTQPEVIAAIADLARYYDIDIDPPAATAQQAIQWTFLALLATRDPLVGRRRTLSGLDVFFDIYLQRDLDRGVLIEEEAQELIDDLTIKLRLARPTGDAATVLPALYLPLAGQTVTRTGFRLVNTLYTLGPAAAPHLLVLWSTALSDTFRRFCAEVTIDTSSLSYAQALPLPEAGHSRTMSPDRLGATRSAQVYTLCQLLDALDGSSTLGINVLRREVLSAILARPNRYGYLTVQLPGGAVDLHHLNPAARQDVLQQLLTSFES; translated from the coding sequence GTGCCCAAACCACTTCCCGCCGATCCCTGGCAGGGCTTTCAGCCTGGGGACTGGCAACAGCGCGCCGATGTCGAGAGTTTCATTCTCTGCAACAGTCTGCCTTACACGGGCGACGACAGCGATCTGACCGGCCCCACGGAGCGCACCCAGGCGATCTGGCTGCAGGCGCAGATGCTCTTGCAGGCGGAGCGGGCGACGGTCCATCGGGGCCGCCGCAGGGGGGGGGCGCTGCAGCCCGACTTTCTTGACCGGCGCGAGGAGTTGATCTTTGGGATGCTCGCCTCTCCCGGCGGTGAGCGGCTACCGACGGGGGGCGACTGTCGGCAGCTCGCCCTCTACGGTGCCCGGCAATTGCGCCACACCGGCACCCAGCCGGAGGTGATTGCAGCGATCGCGGATCTGGCCCGCTACTACGACATCGATATCGACCCTCCGGCGGCCACAGCCCAGCAGGCAATCCAGTGGACATTCCTGGCCTTGCTTGCCACCCGCGATCCGCTGGTGGGAAGGCGTCGGACCCTCTCTGGCCTCGATGTGTTCTTCGATATCTACCTGCAGCGCGACCTCGATCGGGGCGTGCTGATCGAGGAGGAGGCCCAGGAGCTGATCGACGATCTGACGATCAAGCTGCGGTTGGCGCGGCCCACCGGCGATGCCGCTACGGTTCTGCCCGCCCTCTACCTGCCGCTGGCAGGCCAGACAGTCACCCGCACCGGCTTCCGCCTGGTCAACACGCTCTATACCCTCGGTCCTGCCGCTGCACCCCACCTGCTCGTGCTCTGGTCCACCGCCTTGAGCGATACGTTCCGGCGCTTCTGTGCGGAGGTGACGATCGACACCAGTTCCCTCAGCTACGCGCAGGCCCTACCTCTACCAGAAGCGGGCCACAGCCGCACGATGAGTCCCGACCGTCTCGGTGCGACCCGCAGCGCCCAGGTGTACACCCTCTGTCAGCTCCTCGATGCACTTGATGGCAGCTCCACTCTGGGCATCAACGTCCTGCGCCGGGAGGTGCTGAGCGCTATCCTTGCCCGGCCCAACCGCTACGGATATCTGACGGTGCAACTGCCCGGCGGTGCCGTCGATCTGCACCACCTGAATCCGGCGGCGCGTCAGGATGTGCTGCAGCAACTGCTCACCAGCTTCGAGTCCTAG
- a CDS encoding anhydro-N-acetylmuramic acid kinase: MSGTSLDGIDAALIAIEGSAEQPEVETLATLAVPYPAGLRERLLPVAEGEAVSVGAISALHRDVAIAFAEAAQQVIEAAGLSGAAIACIGSHGQTVHHQPPTGSAPGHTLQLGEGAWIAERTGVTTVSNFRSRDMAAGGQGAPLVPLVDYLLLRHPERARCIQNLGGIGNVTYLPAGATPKQVLAFDTGPANLLIDAVAQQLTGRPFDRDGALAAAGQVDSRLLAGWLADPYFALPPPKSTGRESFGYARAGQLLAEAAHLSPADLLATVSELTVESIARAYGDWLPTAPAEVFLGGGGVRNRYLVRRLRERLAPATVASTAEVGIDSDFKEAIAFAVLAWLRCSNRPGNLPSVSGAARAVLLGDVHPGR; the protein is encoded by the coding sequence ATGAGCGGCACTTCCCTCGATGGAATCGATGCTGCCTTGATTGCGATCGAGGGCAGCGCCGAGCAGCCGGAGGTCGAGACGCTGGCCACACTCGCGGTTCCCTATCCGGCGGGTCTGCGCGAGCGGCTGTTGCCCGTCGCCGAGGGCGAAGCTGTGTCCGTCGGCGCAATCAGCGCCCTCCACCGCGATGTCGCCATCGCCTTTGCCGAGGCCGCCCAGCAGGTGATCGAAGCTGCCGGTCTATCTGGTGCGGCGATTGCCTGCATCGGCTCCCACGGCCAGACGGTCCATCACCAGCCGCCCACAGGCTCTGCCCCCGGTCACACGCTGCAGTTGGGCGAAGGAGCCTGGATCGCCGAGCGCACCGGCGTGACGACGGTGAGCAACTTTCGTAGCCGCGATATGGCCGCCGGGGGCCAGGGGGCACCGCTGGTACCCCTTGTAGACTACTTGTTGCTGCGCCACCCTGAGCGGGCGCGCTGCATCCAGAACCTGGGAGGCATCGGCAACGTCACCTACCTGCCCGCCGGGGCGACGCCAAAGCAGGTACTCGCCTTCGACACTGGACCGGCCAACTTGCTTATCGACGCTGTCGCCCAGCAGCTGACAGGCCGGCCTTTTGACCGCGACGGGGCGCTGGCAGCGGCGGGGCAGGTCGATAGCCGCCTGCTTGCAGGCTGGCTCGCCGATCCGTACTTTGCCCTGCCGCCCCCCAAATCCACCGGACGCGAGTCCTTTGGCTACGCCCGCGCCGGGCAACTGCTGGCGGAGGCGGCGCACCTCTCACCGGCGGATCTGCTGGCGACGGTGAGCGAACTGACGGTCGAATCGATCGCTCGCGCCTACGGTGACTGGTTGCCCACTGCCCCGGCAGAAGTCTTCTTGGGCGGGGGCGGCGTGCGCAACCGCTATCTGGTCCGGCGGCTGAGGGAGCGGCTCGCTCCTGCCACCGTCGCCTCGACAGCCGAGGTGGGCATCGACAGCGACTTTAAAGAGGCGATCGCCTTCGCCGTCCTCGCCTGGCTGCGCTGCTCCAACCGGCCCGGCAACCTGCCCTCGGTGAGCGGGGCCGCCCGCGCCGTTCTGCTGGGCGATGTCCATCCGGGCAGGTGA
- a CDS encoding ribonuclease D: MIRYVEYDTRSAMRRYQVPFVVITETSELAHLIERWQQRQVLAIDTETAHAHQLSAKKSRISLLQVWDGQSEVVWVIDCFLVDIRPFVEITMRNWEIVKLIHNAPYDLAYLGGAAQARSVVCTLQMARSIPAQRRGNLERNSLKALSQHFLGIDLEKHYQASNWAIRPLSQGQLAYAALDPWVTYRVWEQMRELVEPEDEDFEELLV, from the coding sequence GTGATACGGTATGTAGAATACGACACCCGTTCAGCGATGCGGCGCTACCAGGTTCCCTTTGTTGTAATCACCGAGACGAGCGAGCTTGCCCATCTCATCGAGCGCTGGCAGCAGCGGCAGGTCCTCGCCATCGATACCGAGACGGCCCATGCCCACCAGCTCAGCGCCAAAAAAAGCCGGATCTCGCTGCTGCAGGTCTGGGACGGCCAGAGCGAAGTGGTCTGGGTGATCGACTGCTTTCTGGTCGATATCAGGCCGTTCGTCGAGATCACGATGCGCAATTGGGAGATTGTCAAGCTTATCCACAACGCCCCCTACGATCTGGCCTACCTGGGCGGAGCGGCCCAGGCCCGCTCGGTGGTCTGCACCCTCCAGATGGCCCGCTCGATCCCGGCCCAGCGGCGGGGCAACCTGGAGCGCAACTCGCTCAAGGCCCTCAGCCAGCACTTTTTGGGCATCGATCTCGAAAAGCACTACCAGGCGAGCAACTGGGCGATCCGCCCGCTCTCTCAGGGCCAGCTTGCCTACGCTGCCCTCGACCCCTGGGTCACCTACCGGGTCTGGGAGCAGATGCGCGAACTGGTCGAGCCCGAGGACGAGGACTTCGAGGAACTGTTGGTGTGA